The Methanotorris formicicus Mc-S-70 genome has a segment encoding these proteins:
- a CDS encoding DHH family phosphoesterase — protein sequence MIDKCKICNGTGKKIVKYKPCPVCGGTGYVEEFNPKAHLKNVSKRAKYDLDLAEVPCKECKGTGKVPVYDVCDFCGGSGKIVKCDKCGKIIGKYPQDKDKTLCPKCQKEEEERRKNLKNVYEVDELCTFSDIEEGKLYKGTVSRIERYGIFISLNEQTRGLLRPREMVGKRMEDFNIGDEVIVQVIDVRPDKREIDFRYLPITNYNVVKLEKEVPLSPIKDIACKIIEMKDEVVHIQGEVIQIVQTPGPTVFTVTDGTDVAWVAAIEIAGLRAHPEVKVGDIIDVIGRVSIREGKLQIERIKLRKLEEDEAREVKEKIEAEIERKSEPARDIEFLVKSEVLEKLRPKMADVAKRIRRAILDGKPIIIRHHADTDGYCGGLALERAILPIIQEFAIDEDAQWHFFKRRPSKAPFYELEDVTKDLVFSIEDHLKFGQKLPLIILVDNGSTDEDIPAISKAKAYGIEVIVIDHHFPGEVIDGKVEVDEYVDAHVNPYLVGGDSNLTAGVLATEIARMINPNVSESIKHLPGIAVVGDHAKGEEVEEYIKIALERINELSKKYGKGNSYDREYLEKISLCMDFEAFYLRFMDGKGIVDDILGVNNEEFARHERLIEILHEQAMKMVDRQMKAVLPAIKTTELENGIILNVLDVEKYAHKFTFPAPGKTCGFAHDFKVQEFGEDRAIITLAYGPDFGVVRATDAVHEQYDFNLNLIVEQLMDEIPEASLDGGGHECAGSLKFVEGLRERVLNRFIEIIKSMKQKQ from the coding sequence ATGATAGATAAATGTAAAATTTGTAATGGAACAGGAAAGAAAATAGTAAAATACAAACCATGTCCTGTATGTGGTGGAACTGGGTATGTTGAGGAGTTTAATCCAAAGGCACACCTAAAAAATGTATCAAAAAGAGCAAAGTATGATTTGGATTTAGCAGAGGTTCCATGTAAGGAATGTAAGGGAACTGGTAAAGTTCCAGTTTATGATGTGTGTGATTTTTGTGGAGGTAGTGGGAAGATAGTGAAATGTGATAAATGTGGAAAGATTATTGGAAAATACCCGCAGGATAAGGATAAAACACTATGCCCTAAATGTCAGAAGGAAGAGGAGGAAAGAAGAAAGAATTTAAAAAATGTATATGAGGTTGATGAACTCTGCACATTTAGTGATATAGAAGAAGGGAAACTCTACAAAGGAACCGTATCAAGAATTGAGAGATATGGGATATTTATTTCATTGAATGAACAAACAAGAGGTCTTTTAAGACCAAGAGAGATGGTTGGCAAAAGAATGGAGGATTTCAATATAGGGGATGAAGTTATTGTCCAAGTAATAGATGTTAGACCAGATAAGAGGGAAATTGACTTTAGATATTTACCAATAACCAATTATAATGTAGTTAAATTAGAAAAAGAAGTCCCATTATCACCAATTAAAGATATAGCATGTAAAATCATAGAGATGAAAGATGAGGTTGTTCACATACAGGGAGAGGTTATTCAAATTGTCCAAACTCCAGGACCAACGGTATTTACAGTTACAGATGGAACTGATGTTGCATGGGTTGCGGCAATAGAGATTGCTGGTTTAAGGGCACATCCTGAGGTTAAAGTTGGAGATATCATTGATGTTATTGGAAGGGTATCGATAAGGGAAGGAAAACTCCAAATTGAAAGGATTAAATTGAGAAAGTTGGAGGAAGATGAGGCAAGAGAAGTTAAGGAAAAGATTGAGGCAGAGATAGAGAGAAAATCAGAACCAGCAAGGGATATAGAATTCTTAGTAAAAAGTGAGGTTTTGGAAAAATTAAGACCAAAGATGGCAGATGTTGCAAAAAGAATAAGAAGAGCAATATTGGATGGAAAGCCAATTATAATAAGGCACCATGCTGATACAGATGGTTATTGTGGAGGATTGGCATTAGAGAGGGCAATACTCCCAATAATACAGGAGTTTGCAATAGACGAAGATGCCCAATGGCACTTCTTCAAAAGAAGACCATCAAAAGCACCATTTTATGAGTTGGAGGATGTTACTAAGGATTTGGTGTTTTCCATTGAAGACCATTTAAAATTCGGGCAGAAGTTGCCATTAATAATATTGGTTGATAATGGAAGTACCGATGAGGATATTCCTGCAATTTCTAAGGCAAAGGCTTATGGTATTGAGGTTATTGTTATAGACCACCACTTCCCAGGAGAAGTTATTGATGGAAAGGTTGAGGTTGACGAATACGTTGATGCCCATGTTAATCCTTACTTAGTTGGTGGAGATAGTAATTTAACCGCTGGAGTTTTGGCAACTGAGATAGCAAGGATGATAAATCCAAATGTTTCAGAGAGCATTAAACACCTCCCAGGAATTGCGGTTGTTGGAGACCATGCAAAAGGAGAGGAGGTAGAAGAATATATAAAAATTGCCCTTGAAAGGATAAACGAACTCAGCAAAAAATATGGAAAAGGAAATTCCTACGATAGGGAATACTTAGAAAAAATATCCTTATGTATGGACTTTGAGGCATTCTACTTAAGGTTCATGGATGGAAAGGGAATTGTGGATGATATATTGGGAGTTAATAATGAGGAATTTGCAAGGCATGAGAGATTGATAGAGATACTCCATGAGCAAGCAATGAAGATGGTAGATAGGCAAATGAAAGCAGTTCTCCCAGCAATAAAAACAACGGAACTCGAAAATGGAATTATCCTAAATGTATTAGATGTGGAAAAATACGCCCACAAATTTACCTTCCCAGCCCCGGGAAAAACATGTGGGTTTGCTCATGACTTCAAAGTTCAGGAGTTTGGGGAGGATAGAGCAATAATAACCCTTGCCTACGGGCCTGATTTTGGAGTTGTAAGGGCTACAGATGCGGTGCATGAGCAATACGATTTCAACTTAAACCTGATTGTTGAACAACTTATGGATGAGATTCCTGAGGCGTCATTGGATGGTGGAGGGCACGAATGTGCTGGAAGTTTGAAGTTTGTTGAGGGTTTGAGAGAGAGGGTATTAAACAGATTCATAGAAATCATAAAATCCATGAAACAAAAACAATAA
- the cbiM gene encoding cobalt transporter CbiM, which yields MHIPDGYLGPITCGFFYLVMIPLWYKSILELKKLDPRKLPLLGVLTAFSFLVMMFNLPVPDGTTAHMVGGTLIAILMDNPWVATIAVSIVLVIQAIFFGDGGITCIGANCFNMGIVLPFVGYYVYKFLKDRFGEVVASGIGAYIGIVAAAIVAGFEFGLQPFIEPGYCPYPFTVSVPAMAFAHLLTAGPAAAVVTAIVVWYVRKVRPDIFTSKEQQVSGVNV from the coding sequence ATGCACATACCAGATGGCTATCTCGGCCCAATAACATGTGGTTTTTTCTATTTAGTAATGATACCACTATGGTACAAAAGCATATTAGAACTTAAAAAGTTAGATCCCAGAAAGTTACCCTTACTTGGGGTTTTAACGGCTTTTTCCTTCTTAGTTATGATGTTCAACCTTCCAGTTCCAGATGGAACAACAGCACACATGGTTGGTGGAACGTTAATAGCAATATTGATGGACAACCCATGGGTAGCAACCATTGCAGTATCTATTGTTTTAGTTATACAGGCGATATTCTTTGGAGATGGAGGAATTACATGTATAGGGGCAAACTGCTTTAATATGGGTATTGTTTTGCCATTTGTTGGTTATTATGTTTATAAATTTTTGAAAGACAGGTTTGGGGAAGTTGTTGCAAGCGGTATTGGGGCATATATTGGAATCGTTGCAGCAGCAATTGTTGCAGGTTTTGAGTTTGGACTACAGCCATTTATAGAACCAGGTTACTGTCCATATCCATTCACCGTTTCAGTTCCAGCAATGGCGTTTGCTCATTTATTAACTGCAGGACCTGCAGCAGCAGTAGTTACCGCAATAGTTGTTTGGTATGTAAGGAAAGTAAGACCTGACATATTTACATCAAAAGAACAACAGGTTAGTGGGGTGAATGTATGA